The following nucleotide sequence is from Triticum dicoccoides isolate Atlit2015 ecotype Zavitan chromosome 7B, WEW_v2.0, whole genome shotgun sequence.
AGAAACATGTCAAAATTCATGCGCTCACGAACGGACGCGGATCTACGCGTGTGGGCGAGAtagaaacgcccacacgtgtgggtgttaacATATCCGTTATTTTATGATTTCTTGATAACGATGATGACACACTTTTGCGGTTTGAGTAGAGCGTCAGCACATGGATTGCCGTGTGGGGAGGATCATGCAATCAGCTGGCTTCTTCGTCTAATCTTCTCGCACGCGACAAAAGTTTAACCCGAGTTTCTCCCGCACCGGAGCCAAAGTATGATCCGCTAGTCCATTAGCACAGACAGGTCCACCCTGCGTCCTCCCCCTCCCGCGACCCTTCAGCCGCAGCAGATTCCCGGAGAGCTCGCCGCCGTGCCGATGGCGTCGCAGGACGGCGGGTGGGGCGACGGCGGCGACTCGCTCTTCGAGGGCATGGTCCTCTTCGCCCCCGCAGCCGCCGAGGCCGAGGCACCCGAAGCCCCCAAGCCGCCCACCCctcccgccgacgccgccgccacctccgcctcCGACGCCGAGTCCAGCGCCGCCTCCCAGCCTCTGGACGAGGACCTCTTCTCCGATCTCACCCTGCTCGCCCCTCAGACTCCACTAGACCAGGACCAACACCCCCAGCCCCAAGCCCAAGATCAGAAccaccgccccgcctcgccggtcgCGGTCACGCCTccccccgccgccgctgccctctcgCGCCAGCCGTCCTCCTCGTCGCTCCGGAAAAAGAAGAGGGCCGTGCGCATCGGGTACGGCCGCTCGCCTCAAACCGCCCCCGCTCTGCCGCCTACCGTACCAAtcgctaccgccgccgccgcccccgctgcTGCTACGGCTACTGTACTTCGTACTGCCAGTAGTAGTAGTAGCCTCTCCGATGCTTCTACATATGACGCTGTTCCCCCTATCCCCATCCAGTACCTTGACCAACTAGGCAATGACGATGAGAGAGATGCAGCTGTGGTGGATCCGGATGCCAATTCTCTGGATGCAGTCAGCGTCAATTCTTTGGATGCGAAACAGGAGGCGAAAGAAGAAGATGGTGACAAGGATGCCGGAGAGGCTGTAGTTGCAGTAGTGGGGATCGATGAGAGGTTGGCTCTTCTTAGATCTCAAATATCTAGTAAGCTTGATTCAGTCCAGCAGAGGGCCGCTGCTGTGGCAGCCAAGAGGAGGCAGCTGGCGGGTAGGCAGAGGAAGGTTGCGGAGGACGTCGGTTCCGCGGCATCCAAGCACAAGGATTtggagagggagctggaggaggcgTGCGAGGCCGAGGACTTTGAGAGGGCCGAGAGGATCAGTGACTCCCTTGCGGCTCTGGAGAAGGACAAAGATCGGTTGTTGACTGCACTGCGTGATGCAGAGCTTGATTATGATTCGGTGGATTTGGAATTGCAGGATGTGCTTGAGTCCTGCATAGCTGTGGAGGAGGAAGCTGCTGCCCTTCTCGAGCAGTATGCAAAGGTAAATCAGCTTTGCATTCTTTTACTCACCTTGCATAAAACTGTAATGTCAATGTTAGATGTACTTTCTTGAATTCAGGCATCCTTTTAAATAACACTTTGAAATAAATAGGCTTTCATTGCATCAACCCTAGTATTTCTAGAGAGCTACTCAAGCATGTTTTTACACTAAGTATCTACTGATGCTTATAATTATTTTTATTGGATAACACTAGTGGGGGCTACTATGCTTATATAATGCCTGATTTGATGATATCGTAATACATGCATTGTGTTGATGGCACTATTACGGTGCCATCGCTTCCAAAATCCATTGGCATAATACTCCAATGTAATAATAAGTATCTAAAAGGTACTGAAATGTTCGAACAGCATGATAGTTGTGAAGGAGAAGGATGATTTGAAGTTTTAGACTAACCCAAACGAATAAATTTGAGCAGTTCTATATGATCATGAAGGACACCAGTGTCCATGTTTACCTGAGCCAGAGAATGATTTGTCTGTTAGAGCTATTCCCCTTATGAAATTCACTGGCAACTATATGATATCTATGTTGCGACAATTTTTGACAACAACTAATTATGAACCTCTAAAGGATTCACTGCATTTCAGTTTCTGTTCTTCTAGCTCATTAATATTCAAGCTCTGTCTTTCTTAGGATGCCACTGAGCATGCTGATTCCGTAAGCAAACAAGCAGAAGAAATGTCGTCGAAAGAAATAGAAGGGTGGCAAACATCAATGGAGTTACTACAAATAAAGAAGCTAGAGACAGAGGTTGAAACAGAATTGGTTTTAGCAGCACGTTCAGGGCTAGAAGGTTCAGTAGAGCATTTGATTGAAGACGATAAGAGAGAAAAGGACATTCTAAGTAAGAAAGGAGAAACCCTTGCAGTGGAATTAGCTGAGCTCCTGGAGTTGGTGAGGTTGAAAGAAGCAGAGATAGCTGAAAACAATGCTCAGATCCAGGAGGTTCAAGAAAGGATCAGTGCGGTGGTCTCCAGATCTCATGGCTCCCAGTCAGATATTGACATGAAGATCAATTCCTTGCAGGAATCCCAAACTAAAATTGATCAAGATACTGAGGCACTTGCCTTAAAAAAGAATGAAATCGACAACTGCATCTCTTCAGCAGAGCAGAAAGACTCAGACTTACGGGAAATCATCAATGCTTGTTCTTCTGAAGCAAAAGCTTGCCAACAATCAGttgaaatcagaaggaagcttgccTCATCAATCTTAAAGTCAAGGCAAGATAGAATTGGGTTACTAAAAATGGAGGAGGAAATTTCGCAAGACATCCAAATGCTCAGGCAACAAACAACTGATGCTAGAACTAGTCTTCAGGTACAACATCTATTCTTTAAATGATTTCTTTTTGCTGATAAAGAACATTGGGTATATACCGAGATATTTTTCGGTCCTGTTAAGATCCTCATTCTGAATATTTCTTAATTGATGGGTCTGCAGGAGATATCTTCAAAGAGAGCAGGCATACAGCAAGAGATAGCTACATGTAAGCAGAAGCTGAGCTTTATTGACAAAAGAGGCCCTGAACTAGAGGCTGAAAAGAAGGTTGCTGCTGCTGCAAGGAACTTTAAGGAAGCAGGGAGAATAGCTGCAGAGGCAAAAGTACTGAATTCTGAGAAGGAAGAACTGCGTGCTAAATTGGAGAAAGCTGGTACTGATCTGGAGGTTATAGAAAAGGATATCACAGCAACCACTGACAAGATACAGGAATGCGAAGGGCTTATTGTGCTCAAAGAACAAGAGTCAGCTATGGCAAGTTACAAAAGGCTCCGGCTGGACTCCTCTGCTGCTAGAGCAGAATTGACTGCTGCAACTGAAACAGATGACGGCGAGGAAGTGGAGATATTACACAAAGAAGCTGAAGCCGCTGAATCTAAAGCGCTGGAACTCAAAACATTGTATAACCTCCAACCAGATAGCGACGAATATATATTTCAGCCTGTAGTTCCTATAGCATTCATAACGAATT
It contains:
- the LOC119337091 gene encoding rootletin-like, whose translation is MASQDGGWGDGGDSLFEGMVLFAPAAAEAEAPEAPKPPTPPADAAATSASDAESSAASQPLDEDLFSDLTLLAPQTPLDQDQHPQPQAQDQNHRPASPVAVTPPPAAAALSRQPSSSSLRKKKRAVRIGYGRSPQTAPALPPTVPIATAAAAPAAATATVLRTASSSSSLSDASTYDAVPPIPIQYLDQLGNDDERDAAVVDPDANSLDAVSVNSLDAKQEAKEEDGDKDAGEAVVAVVGIDERLALLRSQISSKLDSVQQRAAAVAAKRRQLAGRQRKVAEDVGSAASKHKDLERELEEACEAEDFERAERISDSLAALEKDKDRLLTALRDAELDYDSVDLELQDVLESCIAVEEEAAALLEQYAKDATEHADSVSKQAEEMSSKEIEGWQTSMELLQIKKLETEVETELVLAARSGLEGSVEHLIEDDKREKDILSKKGETLAVELAELLELVRLKEAEIAENNAQIQEVQERISAVVSRSHGSQSDIDMKINSLQESQTKIDQDTEALALKKNEIDNCISSAEQKDSDLREIINACSSEAKACQQSVEIRRKLASSILKSRQDRIGLLKMEEEISQDIQMLRQQTTDARTSLQEISSKRAGIQQEIATCKQKLSFIDKRGPELEAEKKVAAAARNFKEAGRIAAEAKVLNSEKEELRAKLEKAGTDLEVIEKDITATTDKIQECEGLIVLKEQESAMASYKRLRLDSSAARAELTAATETDDGEEVEILHKEAEAAESKALELKTLYNLQPDSDEYIFQPVVPIAFITNSTWQHLAEMAFSFGLSPET